The DNA window TGGGGGCGAGAGACCACTGCCACGCCACGACGTGGAGGAGCCTCTGCGAGCACGACGCCCAGGTGGCTGGGGACGCGCGCTGCTCGTGTTCGGCTTCCTCGTCGCCGTCGGAGGTGCGGGCTACGCCAGCTACAAGCAGTTCCTGCAGGTCCCACAGGACGCGCCTCCATCCACTGCTGCGAGCGGCACCGCGTCGTCGACCGTCCCCACGCCGAGCACAGCAGAACCCACCGCGACCCGTATCGCGTCACCCCCGCCAACGAGTGACCTGCCCTGGATACCCCACGTGGCGCAGGCGCAGAAGGAGCTCGCGCAGGGCAACCTCAAGGAGGCGCTGGGCCCCTTGAAGGAAGCGTACGACAAGGGGGCGCACGGCGTCCCCCGCACCCTGCTCGACCACGTGCAGGTGGCGCTCAAAGAGGCGAACGGACGAGCCCCCTGCTCGCTGACCGGGCTCGGGCGTCCTCGCACTTACGATCTCGTGGGGCGGGGCGTACGCCTCGTCGCAGGCAGCCGTCCCTCGATCGCGTTCGGGCCACGCGGACCCGTGGTCGCCTGGACCGATGCGCACGAGGGGAGCGAGCATGCGTATGCGGTGCTGCTCGACAACACGCTCAGGGCGACAGGTCCCGCCGTGGATGTGACCCCCGAGGGGGCTGCAGTGGGTCGGCCCGACCTGAAGCGGGTGGGCGACAAGTTGGTCCTGACCTACTGGGATGCAAAGGGACCGGAAGCCGGGGTCCACGTGCGCTGGCTCGACCCCGACGGGCGGATCGCCGGGCCGGCGGTCTCCGTGGCGAGCATCCCTCGAGGCGGCAACTTCTGGCCTTCCCTCGCCATCGCGCCCGATGGGTTCTTCGTCGTGTGGTCGGACGACACCGACATGACGTCGGACTCCGAAGACCTGTTCCTTCGACGCCTCTCGTCCAACCTAGAGCCTCTCGGGGCCCCGGTTCGGTTGACCGACGTGGTCCCCGCAGGCCCGGTCAAGCCGCGCGCTCGGTTCCCATCCGCAGTGGTGCACGGCGATGCGCTCCACATCCTGTTCCGACTGGAGCGGGAGCCACGGCACATGATCCAGCACATGCGCCTGCCGCTCGCCGATGCCGACAAGTCCGTCGAGCCGGCGCGGCGTGGTGAGCGGGTCGATCGGTTGGCCGGCGAAGTGGCCATGGTCGAAGCGGAAAAGACCAGGAGTGACGGTCCAGCGATCGCGTGCGGGGCCGAGTCTTGTTACCTGGTGTGGCACGGCGACCCGCCCACGGGCTCCGCTTCCGCTGCCTACGTGGATCCAAGCGCGGCGCAGCCCCTCTGGCGGAAAAAATTCGCGAAGCACGGGATGCACCCCGCGGTGGCGGTCGATGCGGAAGGCCACGCTCAGCTCTTCTGGTACGAGGGAGGTCGTGTGGTCACCGCTGCCCTCACCCGGGACGGCGTGGGCCCACCGACCCGCTTCGCCCGCGTGACCGGAGACCAGCCAATGCCCTCCGTCACGCCAGGCACCAAGCCAGGCGAGTGGTACGCAGCGTGGCTGGATTACGAGGCGGGGCACCTGGAACCCTACGTCGCACGGGTGCAGTGCCGGTAATCCCCATGCTGATCCTGCCGCCTCGCCAGGAGCTACGCTCCAGGCCGATCGAGACCGAGCGGCTGTTGCTCTTCCCCATCGATGGTTCGGACGGTCCCGAGATCTGGCATGCCGTCAGCAGCTCGCGAAGCGCACTGCAGCGCTGGTTGCCCTGGGTCCAGTTCCACACGGACGCCGCAGCCAGTACCCGGTTCGCCGAGGCGTGCGCCTCCGACTGGGAGCACGGGCGTGCCTTGCGCTTCGTGATCCGCGAGCGGGCACACCGCAGCTTCGCGGGTGTCGTCGGGCTGGAGTCCTGCGTTCACATCCACCGCTCTTGCGAGCTCGGGTACTGGCTACGCAGGGAGTCGACCGGGCGCGGCTTGATGACCGAGGCCTGTCGCGCAGTGCTCACCTTCGCGTTCCAGCAGATGGGAGCCCACCGGGTCCGCGTGGCAGCTGCCACGGACAATGCCGCTTCCCTGGCCGTGATCGGTCGACTGGGGTTCCGCTTCGAAGGGATCGCGCGGCAGGCCGAGTGGTGCGATGGACGGTGGCTCGATCATGGGGTCTTCGCGCTGCTGGCCACCGACCCGAGGTAGATTGAGGCGTGGCTCAGTTTCCGGCCCGCTGGCCTCGGGGCTCGCTGCCCCTCGTCCCCCTGGCGCCCGCGATCGTCGTCATCGTCGGTGTGACGACGGCCGTGATCATCGCGCTGCTCGGGAGCGGACAGCTCAAGAAGACGAGTGATCAAGCCTCGGCGCTCCGGGCCGAGGTGCTGGCCGCGACACTCGCAGCGCGACTGCGCTCGACGCCACTGGAGGAACAGGCGGAGCTGGTCGGGCGGGCCGCTCGGCGCTCCGCATCCGAGATCCTGGTCACGGATCAGACGGGGCAGGTATTGATCAACGAGACGTTCGGCTCTCCACCGCGCGAAGAGCTGCTCCGGATGCTCACGGCCGGCAAAGGGGAGTCCACCACCGCACTCGGCAGGGTGCGGTACGCCTCGCGGCCCCTGCCTCCGCCGCTCTCGAGCCAGTTCGTGGTCACGTTCGTCGCAGCGCCGAACCCTCCACCAGGCTCGATCACCCTGTGGAATGCCGTCGCGGCGTTGACCACGCTGCTGCTCGGGGTGGCCGTGGCCATGGCGCTGTCGATCACCCGCTCGGCGCGCGCCGACGTCGACTACCTGCGTCAGCGGATCACCTTGATGGCCCGTGGACCCGGATCATCGGAGTCGACCTCCGGCACGATCGCCATCGGCCCTGTTCCGATACGCTCGTTCGATCAGATCGGCGTCCTGACGTCTGCCTTCAACCTGCTCGTGGCGCGGTTCGCCGCGGCCGAGCGGAGCTACCGGGCCG is part of the Chondromyces crocatus genome and encodes:
- a CDS encoding serine/threonine-protein kinase codes for the protein MALPNKAKIPVGTLLAGKHRITREIGRGGMAAVYEAENIDIGKRVAIKVLAQELTTSAVVVERFLREARAAAAIRSPFICDVYDSGRLEDGRPFLVLELLEGESLYERMTVVRTLDFETTVVVMTQVCRGLAKAHAASIVHRDLKPENIFLTKDEEGRLCAKILDFGLAKFYTPMDGGDKQARLTREGAVFGTPAYMSPEQVRGQGAVDHRADLWALGCITFECLTGRTVWQTDQGVAMTFAQIANAPLPRPAEMRPDLPPSFTLWFDRALNRSIEKRHQTAKEFADELAIALGMNASGARGVEPALGTPSLDDIPVELRGGEPSLDGGFGIARTSAPFSASQPGHLSAPGVERRPSPAGLPTPDPELRSLPPQSPGLAFAGPQPTGPVGPGGERPLPRHDVEEPLRARRPGGWGRALLVFGFLVAVGGAGYASYKQFLQVPQDAPPSTAASGTASSTVPTPSTAEPTATRIASPPPTSDLPWIPHVAQAQKELAQGNLKEALGPLKEAYDKGAHGVPRTLLDHVQVALKEANGRAPCSLTGLGRPRTYDLVGRGVRLVAGSRPSIAFGPRGPVVAWTDAHEGSEHAYAVLLDNTLRATGPAVDVTPEGAAVGRPDLKRVGDKLVLTYWDAKGPEAGVHVRWLDPDGRIAGPAVSVASIPRGGNFWPSLAIAPDGFFVVWSDDTDMTSDSEDLFLRRLSSNLEPLGAPVRLTDVVPAGPVKPRARFPSAVVHGDALHILFRLEREPRHMIQHMRLPLADADKSVEPARRGERVDRLAGEVAMVEAEKTRSDGPAIACGAESCYLVWHGDPPTGSASAAYVDPSAAQPLWRKKFAKHGMHPAVAVDAEGHAQLFWYEGGRVVTAALTRDGVGPPTRFARVTGDQPMPSVTPGTKPGEWYAAWLDYEAGHLEPYVARVQCR
- a CDS encoding GNAT family N-acetyltransferase; its protein translation is MLILPPRQELRSRPIETERLLLFPIDGSDGPEIWHAVSSSRSALQRWLPWVQFHTDAAASTRFAEACASDWEHGRALRFVIRERAHRSFAGVVGLESCVHIHRSCELGYWLRRESTGRGLMTEACRAVLTFAFQQMGAHRVRVAAATDNAASLAVIGRLGFRFEGIARQAEWCDGRWLDHGVFALLATDPR